In the genome of Balneola sp., one region contains:
- a CDS encoding 3-methyladenine DNA glycosylase, with protein sequence MHTILPEQVWKNLKRVHEDRVDFLIKDYLKARSSGKKQPVMDFLFEYYAFRPSALRRWSPGIGVALEVSDPEQLPELSELHIEDGIAYLNPELFPEKRRKSAKWIAQLLENTQNKRPSFGCFGMHEWAMVYRAESPRHQQVPLRMSPEQLTEFVESRPLVCTHFDAYRFFTPKAVPMNKFKLSREVFADMEQPGCIHSNMDLYKWAFKLYPWMSSDIILEAFELACEAREIDMKASPYDLRKDGLEPIKIETEEGRLEYIQAQETIFERGEKIRVKLLLGLQNLSFD encoded by the coding sequence ATTCATACCATTCTGCCTGAACAGGTTTGGAAGAACTTAAAACGCGTTCATGAAGATCGTGTGGATTTTCTTATAAAGGATTATTTAAAAGCTCGCTCTTCTGGAAAGAAACAGCCCGTAATGGATTTCCTGTTTGAATATTATGCTTTCCGGCCTTCTGCCCTTCGAAGATGGTCCCCTGGAATTGGAGTAGCTTTAGAAGTGAGCGATCCGGAACAACTCCCGGAACTTTCAGAACTACATATTGAAGATGGTATAGCCTACTTGAATCCAGAATTGTTTCCTGAAAAGCGGAGAAAGTCAGCAAAATGGATTGCCCAGCTATTAGAAAATACCCAGAACAAACGACCTTCTTTCGGTTGTTTTGGAATGCACGAATGGGCGATGGTATACCGAGCGGAAAGCCCAAGACACCAGCAGGTTCCACTTCGAATGAGCCCTGAACAGCTCACCGAATTTGTAGAATCTCGCCCGCTTGTCTGCACACATTTTGATGCCTACCGCTTCTTCACCCCCAAAGCTGTTCCAATGAATAAGTTCAAGCTTTCCAGGGAAGTATTTGCTGACATGGAACAACCAGGCTGTATCCATTCTAACATGGATTTATACAAATGGGCATTCAAACTATACCCATGGATGAGCAGTGACATTATCCTCGAAGCCTTTGAGCTAGCTTGTGAAGCGAGAGAGATTGATATGAAAGCCAGTCCTTATGATTTAAGAAAAGACGGACTGGAGCCCATCAAAATTGAGACCGAAGAAGGAAGACTGGAATACATTCAGGCTCAGGAAACTATTTTTGAGAGGGGAGAAAAGATCAGAGTTAAATTATTGCTTGGTCTACAAAATCTTTCTTTTGATTAA
- a CDS encoding SDR family oxidoreductase, which translates to MDLGLAGKKALVMASSKGLGKAVASELAKEDVQVLICGRNEADLIKAQEEIQALSSSNVHYAVGNVSTSSGRDNILSAAQANLGTVDILVTNSGGPPFGSFESHNEEAWEQAYRLLLESTVGMIYGVLPGMKEQQWGRIISITSQAVKQPVEGLVLSNSVRASVVGLMKTLANELGPFNITVNNVMPGYTQTERLESLMEKNPALHEVTEEVPLRRIGQPEEFAAAVTFLASQRASYITGVSLAIDGGWVRGI; encoded by the coding sequence ATGGATTTAGGATTAGCCGGGAAAAAAGCCCTGGTAATGGCTTCCAGTAAAGGCCTTGGGAAAGCTGTTGCTTCAGAACTGGCAAAAGAAGACGTACAGGTTTTGATTTGTGGAAGGAATGAAGCTGACTTGATCAAAGCTCAGGAAGAAATACAAGCTCTCAGCAGCTCTAACGTTCATTATGCCGTTGGTAACGTCTCCACAAGTTCGGGAAGGGATAACATTTTATCGGCTGCTCAAGCTAATCTGGGTACTGTAGATATACTAGTTACCAACTCTGGTGGCCCCCCATTTGGAAGTTTTGAAAGTCATAACGAAGAAGCATGGGAGCAGGCATATCGATTATTGTTAGAAAGCACGGTGGGAATGATCTATGGAGTACTGCCCGGAATGAAAGAGCAGCAATGGGGAAGAATCATCTCGATTACTTCGCAGGCGGTCAAACAACCAGTTGAAGGATTGGTTCTGTCCAACTCCGTCCGAGCTTCGGTTGTTGGATTAATGAAAACCCTGGCCAACGAATTAGGACCGTTCAACATCACGGTAAATAATGTGATGCCCGGCTACACCCAAACCGAACGACTGGAAAGTTTAATGGAAAAGAATCCAGCCCTGCATGAAGTCACCGAAGAAGTCCCTTTAAGAAGAATTGGACAGCCTGAAGAATTCGCTGCTGCAGTGACTTTTCTGGCCAGCCAGAGAGCCAGTTATATCACTGGTGTTTCGTTGGCTATTGACGGAGGATGGGTTAGGGGGATTTGA
- a CDS encoding helix-turn-helix domain-containing protein, with protein sequence MKHISVLVPTGSSIVDTIIAPYNLLRMANSYFRKLKQLPENRFQIDLVGLSKDPITYQGLFSIHPTITIDEVEKTDLIIVSPISGDLEKEVENNREFVDWIKTQRIENDAEIASLCKGAFLVAETGLLNGKTCATHWTAHNLFRQKYPEVELIPEKIICEDNGIYSSGGAYSILNFTLYLIERYFGRETAIWCSKISEIEFDRISQSEFIIFSGQKEHSDEHIKRAQSYIENNYEEKLNINDIAAMVNLNVRSFLRRFKKATSNTPLEYIQRVKIEAAKKKLESTTETILEVMYGIGYNDEKAFRKTFRKYSGLTPKEYRKKYNREMAFS encoded by the coding sequence ATGAAACACATAAGCGTACTTGTCCCCACCGGAAGCAGTATTGTAGATACCATTATAGCTCCCTATAACTTACTTAGAATGGCTAATTCCTATTTCAGGAAACTCAAGCAACTCCCTGAAAATCGGTTTCAGATCGATCTTGTTGGCCTGTCTAAAGATCCAATTACCTATCAGGGCTTATTCAGTATCCATCCTACTATAACCATAGATGAAGTAGAAAAGACAGATTTGATCATTGTCTCCCCTATTAGCGGAGACCTGGAGAAAGAAGTTGAAAACAATCGCGAGTTCGTTGACTGGATAAAAACTCAAAGAATAGAAAACGATGCTGAGATCGCAAGTTTATGTAAGGGAGCTTTTCTTGTGGCTGAAACAGGTCTTTTAAATGGGAAAACATGTGCCACTCACTGGACTGCCCATAACCTGTTCCGGCAGAAGTACCCGGAAGTGGAGCTGATTCCTGAAAAAATTATCTGTGAAGACAACGGCATTTACTCAAGCGGAGGAGCTTATTCTATTCTAAACTTTACCCTTTATCTAATCGAACGATACTTCGGAAGAGAAACAGCAATATGGTGTTCCAAGATTTCTGAAATCGAATTCGATCGAATCAGTCAAAGTGAATTCATCATATTTAGTGGCCAAAAAGAACATTCTGACGAACACATAAAAAGGGCTCAATCCTATATTGAAAACAATTACGAAGAGAAACTGAATATCAATGATATCGCTGCGATGGTGAACTTAAATGTCCGCAGTTTCTTGAGACGCTTTAAAAAAGCCACTTCCAATACTCCGCTTGAATATATACAGCGCGTTAAAATTGAAGCCGCTAAAAAGAAACTTGAATCCACCACAGAGACTATTCTCGAGGTGATGTACGGAATAGGTTATAACGATGAAAAAGCTTTTCGAAAAACTTTTAGAAAATACTCTGGCCTAACGCCTAAGGAATATCGAAAGAAGTATAACCGGGAAATGGCTTTTTCTTAG
- a CDS encoding aspartate aminotransferase family protein yields MTYLERFKKSIAQTSDSPLGLEISHAQGPYIYTTNGKRFTDLISGIAVSSLGHRHPAIIEAVKDQLEKHLHVMVYGEFIQKPQLELAELLTKKLPEGLDQVYFVNSGTEANEGALKLAKKHTKRTKLIAFRNSYHGDTHGSLSVTGRDVYRDPYLPLLPDIHFLDFNSLKGIEAIDDSIAAVIMEPIQGEGGIIPAESGWLKKIRKKCTEAGALLIFDEIQSGFGRTGKLFAFQHFEVQPDILCMAKAMGGGMPIGAFVSSEEIFKAFMYDPPLNHVTTFGGHPVSCAAALATLEELLSGNYLATAKLIEEKAKNRLQGEGIVEVRGKGAMLGIQLASKELTEAVVKECMSFGIILGWTLHSDSLIRFAPPLILGEEMIDEVLELIAGSISRNV; encoded by the coding sequence ATGACATATTTAGAGAGATTTAAGAAGAGTATTGCTCAAACGAGTGATTCACCATTGGGTTTGGAAATTAGCCATGCCCAAGGTCCTTATATCTATACCACCAATGGAAAACGATTTACTGATTTAATTTCCGGAATTGCGGTTAGTAGTCTGGGGCATCGTCACCCGGCTATTATTGAGGCTGTAAAAGATCAGCTAGAGAAGCATCTGCATGTAATGGTTTATGGAGAATTCATCCAAAAACCTCAACTAGAACTTGCTGAGCTTCTGACCAAAAAGTTACCTGAAGGATTGGATCAGGTATATTTTGTAAATAGTGGAACGGAGGCAAATGAAGGGGCTCTTAAACTTGCAAAAAAACATACTAAGAGAACTAAGCTTATAGCATTTAGAAATAGCTACCATGGAGACACACATGGTTCGCTTAGTGTTACAGGTCGGGATGTATACCGTGATCCCTACCTGCCTCTATTGCCGGATATTCACTTTCTTGATTTCAATTCGTTGAAAGGAATCGAAGCTATTGATGATTCCATTGCAGCAGTTATAATGGAACCTATTCAGGGAGAAGGTGGGATTATTCCAGCGGAAAGTGGTTGGCTCAAGAAAATCAGAAAGAAATGTACGGAAGCAGGAGCGCTATTAATTTTCGATGAGATTCAATCCGGTTTTGGACGTACCGGTAAGCTATTTGCCTTTCAGCACTTTGAAGTTCAACCGGATATTTTATGTATGGCCAAGGCTATGGGTGGAGGGATGCCAATAGGGGCATTTGTTTCTTCAGAAGAAATCTTCAAAGCATTTATGTATGATCCGCCTTTAAATCATGTAACAACCTTTGGCGGGCACCCGGTAAGTTGTGCCGCTGCTTTGGCTACTTTGGAAGAACTGTTGAGTGGAAATTATCTTGCGACAGCCAAACTTATTGAAGAGAAGGCAAAGAATAGATTACAGGGCGAAGGAATTGTAGAAGTACGCGGAAAAGGAGCGATGCTTGGTATTCAACTTGCGAGTAAAGAGCTTACCGAGGCTGTTGTTAAAGAGTGCATGAGTTTTGGAATAATTCTGGGATGGACTCTTCATTCCGACTCTCTAATTCGCTTCGCCCCACCACTTATTCTCGGAGAGGAAATGATTGACGAAGTATTGGAATTGATAGCTGGTAGTATATCCAGAAATGTCTAA
- a CDS encoding AraC family transcriptional regulator: protein MNFYQKEILRIKSKIYSNQKQLDTVIELRNYIDQHYDSDLNLESLSSARFISKFHLLRTFKRYYGQTPSQYLIDKRIERAKELLKKGTKVTETCYAVGFVSLGSFSS from the coding sequence ATGAATTTCTACCAGAAAGAAATACTCCGGATCAAATCGAAGATTTATTCAAATCAGAAACAGCTGGATACTGTAATTGAGCTTCGAAATTATATAGATCAGCACTACGATTCTGATTTGAATCTGGAATCATTATCAAGCGCTCGCTTTATTTCAAAATTTCACCTTTTACGAACCTTCAAAAGGTACTATGGACAAACCCCCAGTCAGTATTTGATTGATAAACGAATTGAAAGAGCAAAAGAGCTCCTTAAAAAAGGGACAAAGGTGACAGAAACCTGTTATGCAGTTGGCTTTGTAAGCCTCGGTTCATTTAGCTCCTAA
- a CDS encoding cupin domain-containing protein: protein MIKKINWANVPEDQVNPSMKRKMIYGDKIMIAKMEFKDGFVVPMHSHENEQITQVTKGTIRFWFESEDSEPVDLHAGDSVVIPGNLPHKALMIGEVEETDTWAPPRRDWLDGTDDYLKK from the coding sequence ATGATCAAAAAAATTAACTGGGCCAATGTCCCTGAAGACCAAGTAAACCCATCTATGAAACGGAAAATGATCTATGGAGATAAGATCATGATCGCTAAAATGGAGTTTAAAGATGGTTTTGTAGTACCCATGCATAGTCACGAAAATGAACAAATCACCCAGGTTACCAAAGGAACGATCCGTTTTTGGTTCGAAAGCGAAGATTCAGAACCAGTAGATTTGCATGCGGGAGACTCTGTCGTAATTCCTGGGAACCTTCCTCACAAAGCTCTTATGATCGGTGAAGTTGAAGAAACCGATACCTGGGCTCCACCACGAAGAGACTGGCTGGACGGAACCGATGACTATCTAAAGAAATAA
- a CDS encoding NAD-dependent succinate-semialdehyde dehydrogenase encodes MKTINPASGELIREYPNTSFTEFEQIVSDANAAQKEWAKRTFENRKPLLLKIASLLREQKEELAQLMALEMGKPLAQGISEVEKCAWVCEYYAEHAEEFLRDKTVATEASKSYVTFQPLGVVLSIMPWNFPFWQLFRFGAPALMAGNGVILKHAEITTGCALKIEELVHQAGIPSNLFRTVLFENEDMRPVIQHAGIAAVTLTGSTRAGKIVASQAGEALKKTVLELGGSDPYLIFSDADISKAAELCVTSRLLNSGQTCIAAKRFIVVESVYDEFLEQFTELMSSKTIGNPFDEGVDIGPMARIDLRNELHKQVQGSIKLGATPIIGCEKPESQGAFYPVSILTDVTKGMPAYEEELFGPVAAIIKVRDEEEAIQIANDTNFGLGAAVFTNDVKKGEEIASRYLEAGCCFVNGFVKSDPRLPFGGIKQSGYGRELGLYGIREFVNAKTVWVG; translated from the coding sequence ATGAAGACTATCAATCCAGCCTCCGGTGAGCTAATCCGGGAATACCCTAATACTTCGTTTACCGAGTTCGAGCAAATCGTATCGGATGCAAATGCTGCTCAAAAAGAATGGGCTAAACGAACATTTGAAAATCGTAAACCCCTTCTTTTAAAAATTGCATCTTTGCTGAGGGAACAGAAAGAAGAACTTGCCCAGCTTATGGCACTGGAAATGGGAAAGCCACTGGCTCAGGGAATTTCAGAAGTTGAAAAATGTGCCTGGGTGTGTGAATATTATGCCGAGCATGCAGAGGAATTTTTGAGGGATAAAACGGTAGCGACCGAAGCTTCAAAAAGTTATGTCACTTTCCAACCATTGGGGGTAGTATTGTCCATTATGCCATGGAATTTTCCATTCTGGCAGCTATTCAGGTTTGGTGCTCCGGCACTAATGGCTGGAAATGGCGTGATCTTAAAGCACGCGGAAATAACCACAGGATGTGCATTAAAAATCGAAGAGTTAGTACATCAAGCTGGAATCCCATCGAATCTCTTTCGAACTGTTCTATTTGAGAACGAAGACATGAGGCCGGTTATTCAACATGCCGGAATTGCAGCGGTAACACTTACAGGGAGTACCAGGGCGGGGAAGATAGTGGCAAGTCAGGCTGGAGAGGCCCTCAAGAAAACCGTATTGGAGCTCGGTGGCAGTGATCCCTATTTAATCTTTTCTGATGCAGATATTTCGAAAGCGGCTGAATTATGCGTGACTTCGAGGCTGCTTAATTCGGGGCAGACTTGTATTGCCGCGAAACGATTTATTGTTGTTGAATCGGTATATGATGAGTTTCTGGAGCAATTCACTGAGTTGATGTCATCCAAAACGATAGGAAATCCTTTTGATGAAGGAGTGGATATTGGGCCTATGGCCCGAATTGATCTTCGAAATGAGCTACATAAACAGGTTCAGGGGAGTATAAAGCTTGGAGCTACCCCTATTATAGGATGTGAGAAACCGGAATCTCAAGGAGCTTTTTATCCGGTAAGCATCTTGACTGATGTTACCAAAGGCATGCCGGCTTATGAAGAGGAGTTATTTGGTCCTGTTGCAGCCATTATTAAAGTGAGAGATGAAGAGGAAGCCATCCAGATTGCCAATGATACCAACTTTGGCTTAGGAGCCGCGGTGTTTACCAATGATGTAAAAAAAGGAGAGGAGATTGCCTCCAGGTACCTGGAAGCGGGATGTTGTTTTGTGAATGGCTTTGTGAAATCCGATCCCCGCTTACCTTTTGGCGGGATCAAGCAATCTGGTTATGGAAGAGAGCTGGGATTGTACGGAATCCGCGAATTTGTAAATGCAAAGACAGTTTGGGTAGGATAA
- a CDS encoding alpha/beta fold hydrolase yields MKTYLTPLLIFALIMSCTTKPKTSKEPKTMEKITFNSEGANLVGDIYYPENYEEGKEYPTLVVSGSWTTVKEQMAGLYAEELAKQGFITLAFDFRNFGESEGEPRFYESPSMKKTDIQNAVTFLETLPGVDSDKIGAFGVCAGAMYTLMAASEDNRIKSVVTVASWLHDADAVKLFYGGEEGVSAKIEAAQAAKREYADNGVVAYVPTISTEDESAAMFGPYDYYLNPERGAISEWSNDKFAVMSWEDWLTADPMPSASNLTVPTLMIHSDGAVLPQYTKNYFERIASEDKRLHWMETELDSPFHQFSYYDQENEVSESVAESAKWFTEKM; encoded by the coding sequence ATGAAAACCTATTTAACACCCCTACTCATTTTTGCCCTGATCATGAGCTGTACAACCAAACCAAAAACTAGTAAAGAACCTAAAACCATGGAAAAAATAACATTCAATAGCGAAGGCGCTAACCTTGTAGGTGATATTTATTACCCGGAGAATTATGAAGAAGGAAAAGAATATCCAACGCTTGTAGTTTCCGGAAGCTGGACTACCGTTAAAGAGCAAATGGCTGGTTTATATGCAGAAGAGTTAGCGAAGCAAGGATTCATAACACTAGCTTTCGATTTTAGAAACTTCGGGGAAAGTGAAGGAGAACCAAGGTTCTACGAAAGCCCGTCTATGAAAAAGACAGACATCCAAAATGCAGTTACTTTTCTTGAAACGCTTCCAGGAGTTGATAGCGATAAAATTGGAGCCTTTGGAGTATGCGCCGGAGCTATGTACACTCTAATGGCTGCTTCTGAGGATAATCGGATTAAGTCTGTAGTAACTGTTGCTTCCTGGCTGCATGATGCAGATGCCGTCAAATTGTTCTATGGTGGAGAAGAAGGCGTATCTGCAAAAATTGAAGCTGCTCAGGCTGCGAAAAGAGAGTATGCTGACAACGGAGTAGTAGCTTATGTACCAACTATTTCTACGGAAGATGAATCAGCCGCCATGTTTGGTCCTTATGATTACTACCTGAATCCAGAGCGCGGAGCCATTTCAGAGTGGAGTAATGATAAGTTTGCGGTAATGTCGTGGGAAGACTGGTTAACTGCTGATCCTATGCCTTCTGCCTCTAACCTTACTGTGCCAACCCTGATGATTCACTCTGACGGTGCAGTACTACCCCAATACACCAAAAACTACTTTGAGCGAATTGCTTCGGAAGATAAAAGACTTCATTGGATGGAAACTGAACTGGACTCCCCTTTCCATCAATTCAGTTACTATGACCAGGAAAATGAAGTAAGTGAATCAGTTGCTGAATCAGCAAAATGGTTTACAGAAAAGATGTAG
- a CDS encoding VOC family protein, with protein sequence MRIFGLSIPVMDQEKAFQFYTNKLGFIKKLDIPLDGGHRWLTLVSKEQQDGPELLLEPSPLHFEPAKVFQEALFDAGIPWTQFSVDDVQAEFDRLKALDVAFSVEPTEMGTVKIVVFDDTCGNHIQLVEEL encoded by the coding sequence ATGAGAATTTTCGGATTAAGTATTCCGGTAATGGACCAGGAAAAAGCTTTCCAGTTTTACACCAATAAACTGGGTTTCATTAAAAAACTCGACATTCCACTAGACGGAGGTCACAGATGGCTAACCCTCGTTTCAAAAGAACAACAAGACGGACCAGAACTATTACTGGAACCTTCTCCCTTACATTTTGAACCTGCAAAAGTATTCCAGGAAGCCTTGTTTGATGCAGGCATTCCCTGGACACAATTCAGCGTAGATGATGTGCAGGCAGAATTTGACAGGCTCAAGGCATTAGATGTGGCATTTAGCGTTGAACCCACAGAAATGGGTACGGTTAAAATTGTGGTATTTGATGACACCTGTGGAAATCATATTCAGCTTGTAGAGGAGTTATAA
- a CDS encoding anhydro-N-acetylmuramic acid kinase, which yields MNKPLAKLSEVAQKSSRTIIGLMSGTSLDGLDIALCECDSELVKVKQFKTVDYDSRLRSRIAAIQSKSRVDLQEVTALNTELAHLYAEWVLEALNEWGVKREEVDLIGSHGQTIYHHPAEHQTSTLQIVDGDHIAHKTGIITISDFRQKHTAAGGQGAPLVALMDERLFRHQAKHRMLLNIGGIANFTWLPSKESGEEMLTSDTGPGNTLINEVMKKYFNQPFDKGGKTAASGEVHSELLKYLLLEPYFRKAFPKTTGQEDFNLDIVEQLMQSYDIELSPEDLVATLTGLTIKSILRAFDAIAEEKVFELYVSGGGVHNSVIMEGVGNAEQLNIELRNFEVLGMNPDAKEAALMAFLANALVTGEQFLVNGEKTSLGKVSL from the coding sequence ATGAACAAGCCATTGGCAAAACTTTCAGAAGTAGCTCAGAAATCTTCTCGAACTATCATCGGATTGATGTCCGGTACTTCTCTGGATGGATTAGATATTGCACTTTGTGAGTGTGATTCGGAGTTGGTGAAAGTGAAGCAGTTCAAGACGGTAGACTATGATTCCAGGCTCAGATCCAGGATTGCAGCGATACAATCAAAGTCACGGGTAGATTTACAGGAGGTAACCGCACTTAACACCGAGTTGGCTCATTTATATGCCGAATGGGTGTTGGAAGCGTTAAATGAATGGGGAGTGAAGCGGGAAGAGGTTGACCTGATTGGGAGTCATGGCCAGACGATTTACCATCATCCTGCCGAGCATCAAACCAGTACATTACAAATTGTGGATGGAGATCACATTGCCCACAAAACTGGGATTATCACTATTTCTGATTTCCGGCAAAAACATACAGCTGCAGGTGGGCAAGGAGCGCCACTTGTCGCCTTAATGGATGAACGGTTGTTTCGCCATCAGGCCAAACACAGAATGCTGTTGAATATTGGTGGGATCGCCAACTTCACCTGGCTTCCATCTAAAGAAAGTGGAGAAGAGATGCTGACCTCAGATACTGGTCCCGGAAATACGCTCATCAATGAAGTGATGAAAAAGTATTTCAACCAGCCTTTTGATAAAGGAGGAAAGACTGCAGCTTCAGGAGAGGTACACTCTGAGCTTTTGAAGTATCTCTTGCTAGAACCATATTTCCGAAAAGCTTTTCCCAAAACTACTGGGCAGGAAGATTTCAATCTGGACATTGTAGAGCAGCTTATGCAAAGTTATGACATTGAATTGAGCCCAGAAGATTTAGTGGCTACGCTAACTGGGCTTACCATAAAAAGTATTCTTCGAGCTTTTGATGCTATTGCTGAAGAGAAGGTCTTTGAGTTATATGTGAGTGGAGGTGGAGTGCATAATTCGGTGATTATGGAAGGAGTAGGGAACGCTGAGCAGTTGAACATTGAACTCCGAAATTTTGAAGTGTTGGGAATGAATCCGGATGCTAAAGAGGCAGCACTGATGGCTTTTTTAGCGAATGCGTTGGTTACTGGTGAACAGTTTTTGGTGAATGGAGAAAAGACGAGCTTGGGGAAAGTGAGCTTATGA
- a CDS encoding thioredoxin family protein codes for MNAIITSPITNDIINNAYSYTRFNKLTEELLEKGEVTNHENSESNLNYTKLNLQRTHRWDKRGQILPEVKAIVEAIERPQIWLVITEGWCGDSAQILPFINKMAELNPNIALKVILRDEHPEIIDQFLTDGKSRSIPKVVILDSETLEVLGSWGPRPIEVQKKYLSEKRNPAVGPKEASKNLHTFYAKDKGSTSQQEFAAQLSI; via the coding sequence ATGAATGCTATTATTACTTCCCCGATAACCAATGATATTATTAACAATGCCTATTCTTATACCCGATTTAATAAATTAACCGAAGAGTTATTGGAAAAAGGCGAGGTTACGAATCATGAGAACAGTGAGAGCAACCTTAACTACACGAAGTTGAATTTACAGCGAACTCATCGTTGGGACAAACGTGGTCAGATTCTGCCAGAAGTAAAAGCAATTGTAGAGGCCATTGAGCGTCCACAAATCTGGTTGGTGATTACTGAAGGATGGTGCGGAGATTCAGCTCAGATTTTACCATTCATAAATAAAATGGCAGAGCTAAATCCAAATATAGCCCTAAAAGTGATATTAAGAGACGAACATCCAGAGATTATAGACCAGTTTTTAACTGATGGGAAAAGTCGCTCAATACCTAAAGTAGTTATACTAGATTCTGAGACCCTGGAAGTACTTGGAAGCTGGGGGCCAAGGCCAATAGAAGTACAAAAAAAGTATTTATCTGAAAAAAGGAACCCCGCAGTTGGTCCGAAGGAAGCTTCCAAAAATCTTCATACTTTCTATGCGAAGGATAAAGGATCAACTTCTCAACAAGAATTTGCTGCACAATTATCAATATAG